DNA from Bradyrhizobium diazoefficiens USDA 110:
CTGCTTCGACAGCGGCAGCATGTCCGGAAACAGGCGGGAGCCGAGCAGGACGCTCGGGTCGACCTTCTTGGCCGCGCAATGCGCCTCGGCTTTCGTGAGCAGGCCGGTGAGGCTGTTCAGCATCTGCAAATAGGCGGGGACGACGGCGTCGTAGAAGGACATGTGATGCTCGCTTCAATGGTGAGGAATCTCAGGAGAAAACCTGATCCACTCACATGGGAACGTCATGGAAAAATACAATCGCAGGAGCCGCTTTTGCGATGCGAAAATTCTAGTGCCCGCGGCCCATCCTTCGAGACGCCCGCCTATGGCGGGCCCTCAGGATGAGGTCACGTTCTGCGGCGAAAGATTAGACCCTCATGGTGAGGAGCCCGCCAAAGCGGGCGTCTCGAACCATGCAGGCCGAGCTCTTCCGGCAAACTCTCGCTGCCATATGCGATGACTTTGCTCTCAAGGGCATGAGGGCGCGCAGGGCCTACCGCACCACCCCCGCTGGCTGCGCCTGCGCCGTGCCGCCGCGCATGCGCGCGAGCAGCTCCGCGGTCGGCCAGGAATCGGCCGGCAGGCCGTATTTGGTCTGCATCGCCTTCACGGCGGCGCGGCTCTGCTGGCCGAGCACGCCGTCGACCTTGCCGACATTGAAGCCGGCCTGGACCAGTAGCTGCTGCAATTGCTTGAGCTCATTGAATGGCAGCTGCGCGACCGGCGCCGCCGGCTTGCGCATCGGCGCGGCGCCCGCGATGCGGGTGGCGAGATAGCCCGCGGTGGTCGAGTAGATCAGCGAGTTATTCCACTCGGTGTAGGCGGCGAAATTCGCATACGCCATGAAAGCCGGCCCGAAGCGTCCCATCGGCAGCAGCACGGACGCCGCGAGATTGTCGTTCGGCAGCGGCCGGCCGTCGGGATAGGTCACGCCTAACTGCGCCCATTTCGAGCGCGGCTGCTGCACGGTGAGATCGGTCTGCTCCCACGGCAGGTTCTGCGGCACCTTGATCTCCTCCAGCCATGGCTCGCCGCGCCGCCACTTCAAGCCGTTGGCGATGTAGTTCGCGGTCGAGCCGATCACGTCGGGCTCGCTGCGCAGGAGATCGCGCCGTCCGTCGCCGTCATAGTCGACGGCGTAGTTGACGTAATGCACGGGCAGGAACTGCGTCTGTCCGAGCTCGCCGGCCCAGGAGCCGATCATCTCGTCGGCTGTGAGATCGCCGCGGTCGATGATCTTCAGTGCGGCGATGGTCTCGTTCACGAACATCTCCGAGCGGCGGCAGTCATAGGCGAGCGACACCAGCGATTTCAGCGTCGGCAGGTTGCCCATGTTGGCGCCGAAGTCGCTCTCCAGGCCCCAGAACGCAGCGATCACCGCCGGCGGCACGCCATATTCCTTTTCGGCGCGCGCGAAGGCAGCCGCGTGGGCCTTGATGTGCTGCTGGCCGTTCTGCATGCGATAGGGCGCGGCCATGCGGCCGGCGAACTCGGTGAAGAGCTGGCCGAACACGCGCTGGCCGCGGTCGCGGTTGACGATGCCCTGGTCGTAGACGAGGTAGGGCGAAGCCTCCGAGATCGTCCGCTGCGATACGCCGGCGGCCACCGCCTGCTGTTTCACGTCGGCCAGGAAGCGATCGAAGCTCGCCCCATTGTGGCACGAGGCTGCGCGCGGCGAGGGCGCGGTGGCCTTGGGCGCCGCAGGCCTTGCGGGCGGCGGCGCGAACTGGGCCGAGGCAGTGGCGGAGCATGCGAGGAGCGCGACGGCCGCGATCAGAAATCGGGTCTGGAGCATAGGGGTTCCGGCGGGGAGGGAAGGCGTGGATTCGCTTGAAGTCTAGGTGAAGTGACGGCCTCAGGCCATCCTTTCCATGCCATGCCAATAAGCGGAATGCGAGGGAGCGGATGCCGCGCCAGCCTAGCCGAACAGACGCATCAGCAGCGCTTTTCCGACCGGAAGCGCCCTGACGCCACGATAGGCGCGGACATACTCGCCGGCATAGAACGCCCGGATCGCATGCACGCGCGTATCCATGCCTTCCTCGAACCGCACCGCGAATCCGTCCGTGGTTCGTCGCACAACGATGGCCGCGATCGAGCGGCCATAGATGCGGCAGTCGATCGTGCTGCCGGGTGCCGGCGGATCGGGATCGATCAGCCGGGCGCCGGTAATGGAGATATCGGCGAGCCGCGCCAGATGCCACTTGCCGTCCTGACGCAACAGGATCGGCTCATTGCGATCGAAGCGCTCCGCCTTGCGCTTGCGTGGCTGCTCGATGCAGACGAAGCAGACCACGGTGAGGATGAGCGCGTTGTAGAGGCTCCAGGCCAGGGCCAGTCCGCCATAGGCGATGTTCTCGCCGCGCAGGTGCAGGATGAAGGCATAGGCAATGGCCGCCAGCGTGATGAGGAGCGCGCAGCCATAGATCCGCAGCAGCGGCCATTCGACAAATCTCCTGTCACGGTCGCCGCCCTTCGCCGTGACCTTGAACTTGTGTCCCTTCGGCTTCAACAGGCCGGCTGCCACCGCCTTGAGCACCGCGGGCGCGGCGATGAGTTGCGAGACGTCCGTCATCATGGCGAGCGAACGGCCGTGTGACAGCCAGGCCATGCTGAGCCCGTGCCAGACGTAGAACGGCAGGAAGAAGCGCAATAGCTCGGTGAGGTCCGCCTGCACCGCCTTGATGCCAAACAGCAGGAACAGCCAGGGCACCATCAGTCCCGCGACCTTCGACGTGTAGACCGCCGACCAGCTCATGAAGGCATCGACCAGCGAGAGCCGGTCGATAAAGGACAGCTTCGAGTCCTGCGAGAACGGTCCGCTGCGGCCGCGCACGATTTGCATCAGGCCGAGGCACCAGCGCGCACGCTGGGTGATGTATTCCTTCAGCCCCTCCGGCGCGAGCCCGATCGTCAACCGTTCGTTGAGATAGATGGTGTTGAAGCCGCGCTCCTTCAGGCGAAGGGTGACGAGGTAGTCTTCCGTGACGGAGTCGGTTGGAAAGCCGCCGATCTGCACCAGCCCGGCGTAGCGAATGAGCGATGAGGTGCCGCAGCAGAAGGCGACGCCCCAGGCGTCCTTCGCCGGCATCAGGATGTCGAAGAAGAAGCGCTGCTCGTCGGGCCATACATCGGTTGCAGCGAGGTTGGTCTGGATCGGGTCGGGATTGATGAAGTGCTGCGGCGTCTGCACCACGCCGACCGAAGCGTCGTCCATGAGGGAGATAGTGCGCGCGAGGAAGTCGGGCCGCGGCACGAAGTCCGCGTCGAGAATGGCCACGAAATCCGGTCGTTCCGGCAGGGCGCCGACGTGCTTGAGTGCATGGTTGATGTTGCCTGCCTTGGCGTGGTGGTTGTCGGGCCGCGCGAGATAATGGCAGCCGAGTTCGCTCGCGAGGCGCCGCAGCCAGGGGCGCCTTCCGTCGTCGAGCACCCAGACGCGATAATTGCCGTACTCCATACCGGTCGCGCCGATGATCGTGCGCTCGAGGATGGATCGTTCCTCGTTGTAAGTGCAGATCAAGACGTCGATCAGCGGCGCGTGTGGATCGATGGCTCGGCCGTCGATCCTGGCCGCACCTGTGCGGTCGATGGTCCGGCTCAGAAACAGCAGGGACAATGCGACCGCGACGAGCGAGGCCGCCTCCAGCAGCATGAAGGGATAACCGATCACGGCGTCCGCCGTCAGATGCGGTGGTGGGAGTGTCGCGGTGACACGCCAATAGAGATAGCGGAGCAGGAAGACCAGCGACACGACGGCCAGGAACGAGCGCGCCATCGTGCTGTCGCGCCGGAGCAGCGGCACGACCGCCATGAAGGCGCCGAGCGTGATCAGGCCTGGCGTCAACGCCGTCATCACGGTGCGGTCTCGCGCCGGGCAAACACAACGCGGCCGGTGCGCCCCACGGTGCAGGCGTGGGCAGCGGCATCGCCAGGCGCCACGGTCACGCGATAGGGCTCCTTGCTGAGCGCATCCGGATTGATGGCGAGATTGGCGGGCGCGCCGGCGGCGCCGGTCAGATTGACCACGGTGCCGGAGATCGGCTCGCCGCCGTCATTCGGCTCGAAGCTGGCGCGGTCGCCGAGCTGCAGGCGATTGTAGACGTTCTCGGTGACATTGGCCGTGATGACGGCGCCGCTGCAATCGAGGATCTTGAGCAGGGGTTGGCCGGCCTGCACGTCCTCGCCCGGCGAGGTCATCATCTCCCAGACGCGGCCCGCAACGGGTGTCGTGATGTTGGCTTCGGACAGATCGGCGAAGCGGGCCTCCTCGATGATGATCTCGTTGGCGAGCCAGGCGATCTCGGTGTCGGTGCGCGCGAGATCAGCCTCGAGATCGCCGGCGCGCTGACGCATCTCCTCCTCGCGCTGCACCGAGCTCGGGCGGTCGTTATAACTGTCGCCGAGGAACGAGCCGTTCTGTGCCGCCGTGAGCTCGACCTTCGCGGCATCCAGCCGCTTGCGCGCACCGAGCTCGGTTTGCTGTGCCACGGAAAGCTCGCGCGTCAGCCGCGCCAGCTCGACCGTCGAGACATTGCCGGACTTCGCGAGCGAGGATGCGCGCTCGACGGCGGCGCTGGCTTCGTCCCGCCGCGCTGCCGCCGCCTCGATCGAGGTCTGGATCTCGGCGATGCGGGCCTCGAGCTGAAGCACGCGTCCCTCGCGGAATTGCGTGGCCTGCCGCGCCAAATCCTTTTGGGCTGCCTGGGCCGCGGCAAGCTTGGCGGCAACGCTCGGCCGCTCGATCTCCAGGCGCGATTTCTGCCGTCGCAGATCGTCGAGCCGGGTGCGATCCCCGCGCGAGTTCACGACGCGCAGGAGCACGGTTCCGGCGTCAAGTTTGGCCTGATCGGTAATGGGCTGGGCGGCGACCACGCGGCCGCCGATCGGCGTGCGCAGGGTGACGAGACGAGAATTCAGCACCGCCTCGACGCTCGAATACTCCCAGATCGCACGCAGCGGCAGCCAGCCGAACACGGCGATGATGGCAAGTCCAATGGCGATCTTGGCGCCGCGTCGCAGATGCGGCCAGCGCGGCCCTGGTTCTGGCGCCGTCTGCGCCTCGCATGCGTGGCCGGTTTCGTCATCGGCGAACAGCTGCTCGTGCAGCGCCTCCTGTAATCCCTTCGCGTCGGTCTTGGTCTCGCTCTTGGTCTCGTGAGGGGAAGGAGTGGATGCGGGGTCGATGGAAGCGGCGCGTAAGCGGTCTACCATGACGGTCACCTGGTTGACGGGGAGCCCACGGAACCGGTCAATGCGCAACAACCGTGCGGTGTGCCCCGCTACCGCAGATTTAGCCGAGGCTGGGCTTTCCAGGTTGCTAAGCGTTCGCGCGTGTTTTTGTGCAAGCTTTAGCGACTGGGGAAAGGCTGGCCGCGCGGCTTTGGATCTGCGGCTCCGCGCCGCATGAACCCTTGCGATGCCCGGCGGCATTCATACTTCGAAGATGCCGGCTGGAGGCTCGCCCGCGGCCGGTTCGGGAGACGGCCATGAACTATCTTCGTACCGCAATGCTTCTCGCAGGCCTCACCGCCCTGTTCATGGGCGTGGGCTATCTGATCGGCGGTGCCTCCGGCGCCATGATCGCGCTCGTCATTGCCGCGGCGACCAATCTCTTCACCTACTGGAACTCCGACCGCATGGTGCTCTCGATGTACGGCGCCCATGAGGTCGACCGTTCGACCGCGCCGGAACTGGTGGGTCTCGTCGCCGAGCTTGCGGGCCGCGCGGGCTTGCCGATGCCGCGTGTATTCCTGATGGACGAGGCGCAGCCCAACGCGTTCGCGACCGGCCGCAATCCCGAGAACGCCGCCGTTGCCGTCACCACCGGCCTGATGCACCAGCTCAGCCGCGAGGAGCTCGCCGGCGTGATCGCGCATGAGCTTGCGCATATCAAGCATCACGACACGCTGCTGATGACGATCACCGCGACCATCGCGGGCGCGATCTCGATGCTGGCGCAGTTCGGCATGTTCTTCGGCGGCCACCGCGACAACAACAACGGCCCGGGCATCGTCGGCTCGATCCTGATGATGATCCTCGCTCCGCTCGGCGCCATGCTGGTGCAGATGGCGATCAGCCGCACCCGCGAATATGCCGCGGACAATCTCGGTGCGCGCATCGTCGGCCAGCCGATGTGGCTGGCCTCGGCGCTGGTGAAGATCGAGGGCGCCGCACATCAGGTCCCGAACTTCGAGGCCGAACGAAATCCCGCGACCGCGCACATGTTCATCATCAATCCGCTGTCGGGCCACGGCGTGGACAATCTCTTCGCCACCCATCCCTCGACGCAGAACCGTATCGCGGCGCTCCAGCAGCTCGCGGCCGAGCTCGGCGCGCAGGCGGCGCCGTCGGTCGGCGCCAACGAGAACTATCCGCCGGCGAGCCCGTGGGGCCGCTCATCTTCGCGCGGTCCTTGGCGTGGTCCTTCGCAAGGTCCTTCTCGTGGGCCTTGGGGCTAATCCGGAACCGGCAAGGATTTGCGCGTGGCTTTGTGACCTGGCGCACACAGGATCGTCCCGGCCGGTGTTAACACCTCGCCGTGACACTTCCTTCGAAAGGGGATGCGTGGCCGGCCCGTCGCCGGTCACCGTCGAAGATGACCAGAGCTGCCGTACCATTGCTGATCGTCCTGGGCGTGCTGATCGGCCTGTCCACGCATATGGTCGTCAATTGCGGGGACGAGGACGAGCCCGACATCTGCGCGGCCGTGATCGGTTTCTCGCCGCTCCGCGGTTCTCTGATCGCCTTTGCCTATGAAGGGCGCGGGCGGATCGCGCTGCGCCACGGCGACTGGCGGCGGGCGATCGCGGATTTCGACGAGGCCATTCACCTCAATCCCAATCGCGCCTCGCTCTATCGCGACCGCGCGGAGGCGCGCCGGCAGAACGGCGACCTCGAGCTCGCCATTGCGGATTACGACGAGGCGATCGCGCATGATCCCAAGCTCGCCGCGCCCTATCACCAGCGCGGTCTTGCGCTCGCCGCCACCGGCGATCTCGATCGCGCCATCCTGAGCTACAACACGGCGGTCCGTCTCGCCCCCTCCGATGCGCAGGCCCGGCTCGACCGTGGCCTGGCGTTCCTCGCCCGCGGCCAGGCCGACGATGCGCGCGCCGATTTCGAAGCCGCTCTCGCGCTGCCCGCCGGCAAGGATGCCCGCACGCGCGAGGCGGCGCGCGCCAAGCTCGCCGAACTCGCCAGCGCCGAGCCGACCCGGGTTTCAGCACCGCGGCGGTGAGGGGAGTTGTCTCCCTCTCCGTTCTTACGGGGAGAGGGGCTCTCTCCACGCATGAGGCTGTCGAGAGACCGGTACCCCCTCACCCGGATCGCACCGGACGATGCTTCGCATCGCCGAGGCGATCCGACCTCTCCCCGCAAGCGGGGAGAGGTGAAGGGCGCGGGCGCGCCTACTTCGCCTTCTTGGCTTTCGCCTTCTTCGCCTTGGCCGCCTTCTTCGCCGGCTTCTCTTCCTTCGCCTTCTTCTCCACCTTCGCCGCGATCGGCGTGCTGGCCGCGATTCGCATCGATCGTGCGTAGCTGTCGGCGACGTTGTCGGCGGACATCTGGAGGCGCTTGGCGGCGGCGGTGGCCTGCTCCATGGTGGTCTTGGCCATCATCTTGAAGCGGTCGCCGGTCTCCTTGCCCTTGGCCTTGGCCGCAAGGCCGTTGAAGCGATCCCGCCGCTCCTTGGCGCGGGTCATCAGGCCCGTATGCAGCTGTCTGGCCAGTTGCCGGATCACGACATCCAGGTCGGCGTCCGCCATGTTCTTCTATCCCCTTGAAAACAGTATCGATGCGGGCGGGACTATGCAGATCGGGCCCCGCCTTGGCAATTCCCGGCCGGGCGTCATCCGCAGCTTCCGGGACCCAAAACAAAAAAAGCCGCGCATTTTGCGCGGCTTTTTGCCTGGTTGGTGCAGATGGGCTAGGTCCGCCTCACTTCAGCGAGGCCACCGGGCCGCTTGACGCAGTCGGGTCGGGGTCGAAGCCGAACACGCCGACCAGGTATTTGTAATAGTCCGGCATCTTCTCCTTGAGCGTCTCGCGCGACTTGGGGTCGTGGAATTCGCTCTTTCCGGCCAGGAAGATGCTGGCGGTCACGGCAAAGAACTCCATGGGATTCTTCAGCGCATAGGATTCCTTGGGCAGGAGGTCCTTGGACTTGGCCAGGGCATAATAGCCGATCACGCCCTTGTTGGCGTAGCCGTCCGGCAACAGGCGCGCGTGATAGGCGTGCAGCAGTTCGTGCAGCAGCACCGCCTCCTTCTCGTACCGCATCATGTCCGGCCGCAGCATGATCACGCCGAGCCCCGAATCGACGGCGAGGTCGATGGCATTCGGATTGGTCCAGCGCTGCTTGTTGGGGTCCCAGACCGTCAGCGTCCGGGGAGCGGTGCGCTGCATGTCCGGCGTGACCCTGCCGTAGCACGCGGTCGCGGCGCCTTCGTCGAGGCAGGCCAGCTCGCTCGCGACGATCGGAACGGTATGGAAGAAACGCAGCACGCGCGGGGAGAGGCCGGCGCCTTCGACGACGTCGATCTGGCGCTTCAGATTGTCGGTGAGCTTGTCGACGTCCTTACGATCGGAGTTCTCCGACAGGTCGAACATGTAGCCGCGGTAGCTCTGGAAGCCCGGCGGCAGCGCCTGCGCTGCCTCGGCGGATGCATCGAGCGATCCGGCATTGGATGGACTGGCGAAAAGCGCGCCGACAATGGTTGCGGTCAGCAGCAACGCAATGCGCATGATGAACCCCCTGATGTCACTTCGCCCGGCAGAATAGGCCACCGTTGTTTGCGAAACGTGAGTGGGGCGAGACTAGGGCAGCGATGTTGAGGCGTGCTTAACCATTGGTTGCAGATCGCGCAGACGGATTAGTGCCGGGTTAACCAAGGAGGGTATCCGGGCCCCGCGCTTCGGCGTAACATCCAGTCCGGGCACAAAGCCCACATTAATAGCCGGGAGGAGGAAGCCATGTATGCCGCCATCCGTCAGGCCAAGGCGAAAAGCGGGAGCGCGGAGGAGCTGGCGCGCCGCATCAAGGACGGCGCCGTTCCGATCATCAGCGACGTCGACGGTTTCCGCGCCTATTACGTCGTCTATGCCGGCGACGACACGGTCACAGCGATCTCGATCTTCGACAAGTTCGAGCAGGCGGAGGAGGCGAACCGGCGCGCGATCGCCTGGATCGAGAAGGATCTCGGCCCGCTGCTCGCCGGCGACGCGCGCGCCGCCGCGGGACCGGTGATCGTGCATACGCTGGCGTAGTTGGACGGATCGCTGCCTCCCAATGTCGTCCTGGCGAAAGCCAGGACCCATTACCCCAGGGAGGAGTTTTGCGACGCGTGGCCGCCACCTGCGCTTGCATGATAATTCGGTGGTTGTGGGTGCTGGCCTTCGCCAGGACGACAGCGAGTTTGTGGCTGCATCTAAAGCCAAGCGCGAGCCTTCGCCCTCACAACTCCCGTGCGTTCGAGAACGCGAAACTCGACACCCGCCGCGTCGTCTCGTCCAGGATCAGCGTACGCGTGATCGGCGGCTCGGCGCGCTGGGCGCAGTTTTCGCGTTCGCAGAGGCGGCAGTTGACGCCGATGGGCGTGCCTTCCGTCTTCTCCAGGTCCATGCCGGCGGCGTAGACGAGGCGCGCGGCGTGGCGGATCTCGCAGCCGAGGCCGATGGCGAAGCGCGGCTGCGGCAGCGGGTGCGGCGCGACCGGGCGGCGCACCATCTGCGCGATCGAGAAATAGCGCGTGCCGTCGGAGAGCTCGATCACCTGTTTCAGCAGGCGATCCGGCGTGTCGAAGGTCGAGTGCACATTCCACAGCGGGCAGGTGCCGCCGAATTTCGAGAAGGGGAAGGTGCCGGACGAGAAACGCTTGGAGACGTTGCCGGCATTGTCGACGCGCAGCAGGAAGAACGGAATGCCGCGCGCGTTCGGCCGCTGCAAGGTGGTGAGGCGGTGGCAGACCTGCTCGAAGCCGGAATTGAAGCGCTGCGCCAGCACGTGGATGTCGTAGTTGAGCGCTTCCGCCGCGGCGAGGAAGGCCGGGTAGGGCATCATCACGGCCGCTGCGAAGTAATTGCCGAGCGTGATGCGGAACAGCCGCCGCGGCGCGTCGTCGAGCGGGCCGGCGCGGTTGATGATGGTCTCCAGCTGCTGCGCGCATTCGCCAAGGCCGAGCTGGAAGGCGAGCTGGAACGCGCGGCCGGGCGGGTCGACCAGTTCCGAAATCAGGAGCTGGCGGCGGTGGCGGTCGAAGCGCCTCAGCGTCTCGCGCATCACATCGACAGGCATGATGCGGGTCTGGATCGAATGCTTTTCGCGCAAGCGCGCGGCAAGGGCCGCGTAGAGCCCTTCGGCCGGCACGTTCAGCTCGTCGCGAAGCGTCTCCGCGGCCTGTTCGAGTTCCGGAAAATAGTTGCGGTTCGCCTCGATCAGCTCGCGCACGCGTTCGACCGGATTGGCCTCATAGCGCGTGCCGACGTCGCGGTCGGCCATTTGCGCGGCTGCCAGCGTCTCGCCCTGACGGGCCTCGGTATAGGCCGCGTAGAGGCGCTGCAGCGCGTGGGTGACGCCGGGACAGAGTTCGGCGAGGTCGCGCAGCTCCTGCTTGGGTACGTCAATCTGGCGGAACAGGGGATCGGAGAAGATCTCGTTGAGCTCGGCAAAGAATCGGTCCTCGTCGGCGGTGGCGAGGTCGCGCAGGTCGAGGTCGTAGGTTTCGGCCAGCCGCAGCAGGATCTGGGCGGTCACCGGGCGCTGGTTGCGCTCGATCAGGTTGACGTAGCTCGGCGAGATCCCGAGCCCCTCGGCGATCTGGGTCTGCGACAGGCCCAATTGCTGCCGGATCCGCCGGAAGCGCGGGCCGACGAACAGTTTCTTCCCGGATTCGGCGGGCATTCTTCAGATCTCCAGGGCCATTAAGGACAGTCTCGCTGACCTATAATTTACAAACTTTACAAAATAACATCTATTACATGTTCTGATGTTACATGACATCACCAATAAAAAACAAGCCATCTATACGAAGTTTCCGTTTTCGCGTTTACGTCGTGACACGCATTTCGCAATGCACTGTCAAGAATGTCGATGGCCAGCCATCGCCATCGTCAGCGAAAGGATCAGGCACATGAACTACCAGCCCCGTGGCATCAGCACTTTCCAGGCGCCGGCCTCGTATCAGAGCGAGATCGATGCAGCGAAGGCGCTCCTCGAGACCCAGCCGACCTGGAACGGGGTGTCGGCCGAGGCCGTCGCGCGCATGCGCCTGCAGAACCGCTTCAGGACCGGCCTCGACGTCGCCCGCTACACCGCGGCGCTGATGCGGGCCGACATGGCGGCCTATGACAACGACCCCACCAAGTACACCCAGTCGCTCGGCTGCTGGCACGGCTTCATCGCCCAGCAGAAGCTGATCTCGGTCAAGAAGCACTTCGGTGGCAGG
Protein-coding regions in this window:
- a CDS encoding glycosyltransferase, which gives rise to MTALTPGLITLGAFMAVVPLLRRDSTMARSFLAVVSLVFLLRYLYWRVTATLPPPHLTADAVIGYPFMLLEAASLVAVALSLLFLSRTIDRTGAARIDGRAIDPHAPLIDVLICTYNEERSILERTIIGATGMEYGNYRVWVLDDGRRPWLRRLASELGCHYLARPDNHHAKAGNINHALKHVGALPERPDFVAILDADFVPRPDFLARTISLMDDASVGVVQTPQHFINPDPIQTNLAATDVWPDEQRFFFDILMPAKDAWGVAFCCGTSSLIRYAGLVQIGGFPTDSVTEDYLVTLRLKERGFNTIYLNERLTIGLAPEGLKEYITQRARWCLGLMQIVRGRSGPFSQDSKLSFIDRLSLVDAFMSWSAVYTSKVAGLMVPWLFLLFGIKAVQADLTELLRFFLPFYVWHGLSMAWLSHGRSLAMMTDVSQLIAAPAVLKAVAAGLLKPKGHKFKVTAKGGDRDRRFVEWPLLRIYGCALLITLAAIAYAFILHLRGENIAYGGLALAWSLYNALILTVVCFVCIEQPRKRKAERFDRNEPILLRQDGKWHLARLADISITGARLIDPDPPAPGSTIDCRIYGRSIAAIVVRRTTDGFAVRFEEGMDTRVHAIRAFYAGEYVRAYRGVRALPVGKALLMRLFG
- a CDS encoding tetratricopeptide repeat protein; its protein translation is MTRAAVPLLIVLGVLIGLSTHMVVNCGDEDEPDICAAVIGFSPLRGSLIAFAYEGRGRIALRHGDWRRAIADFDEAIHLNPNRASLYRDRAEARRQNGDLELAIADYDEAIAHDPKLAAPYHQRGLALAATGDLDRAILSYNTAVRLAPSDAQARLDRGLAFLARGQADDARADFEAALALPAGKDARTREAARAKLAELASAEPTRVSAPRR
- a CDS encoding lytic murein transglycosylase → MLQTRFLIAAVALLACSATASAQFAPPPARPAAPKATAPSPRAASCHNGASFDRFLADVKQQAVAAGVSQRTISEASPYLVYDQGIVNRDRGQRVFGQLFTEFAGRMAAPYRMQNGQQHIKAHAAAFARAEKEYGVPPAVIAAFWGLESDFGANMGNLPTLKSLVSLAYDCRRSEMFVNETIAALKIIDRGDLTADEMIGSWAGELGQTQFLPVHYVNYAVDYDGDGRRDLLRSEPDVIGSTANYIANGLKWRRGEPWLEEIKVPQNLPWEQTDLTVQQPRSKWAQLGVTYPDGRPLPNDNLAASVLLPMGRFGPAFMAYANFAAYTEWNNSLIYSTTAGYLATRIAGAAPMRKPAAPVAQLPFNELKQLQQLLVQAGFNVGKVDGVLGQQSRAAVKAMQTKYGLPADSWPTAELLARMRGGTAQAQPAGVVR
- a CDS encoding helix-turn-helix domain-containing protein; the encoded protein is MPAESGKKLFVGPRFRRIRQQLGLSQTQIAEGLGISPSYVNLIERNQRPVTAQILLRLAETYDLDLRDLATADEDRFFAELNEIFSDPLFRQIDVPKQELRDLAELCPGVTHALQRLYAAYTEARQGETLAAAQMADRDVGTRYEANPVERVRELIEANRNYFPELEQAAETLRDELNVPAEGLYAALAARLREKHSIQTRIMPVDVMRETLRRFDRHRRQLLISELVDPPGRAFQLAFQLGLGECAQQLETIINRAGPLDDAPRRLFRITLGNYFAAAVMMPYPAFLAAAEALNYDIHVLAQRFNSGFEQVCHRLTTLQRPNARGIPFFLLRVDNAGNVSKRFSSGTFPFSKFGGTCPLWNVHSTFDTPDRLLKQVIELSDGTRYFSIAQMVRRPVAPHPLPQPRFAIGLGCEIRHAARLVYAAGMDLEKTEGTPIGVNCRLCERENCAQRAEPPITRTLILDETTRRVSSFAFSNAREL
- a CDS encoding antibiotic biosynthesis monooxygenase, whose amino-acid sequence is MYAAIRQAKAKSGSAEELARRIKDGAVPIISDVDGFRAYYVVYAGDDTVTAISIFDKFEQAEEANRRAIAWIEKDLGPLLAGDARAAAGPVIVHTLA
- the htpX gene encoding zinc metalloprotease HtpX; the protein is MNYLRTAMLLAGLTALFMGVGYLIGGASGAMIALVIAAATNLFTYWNSDRMVLSMYGAHEVDRSTAPELVGLVAELAGRAGLPMPRVFLMDEAQPNAFATGRNPENAAVAVTTGLMHQLSREELAGVIAHELAHIKHHDTLLMTITATIAGAISMLAQFGMFFGGHRDNNNGPGIVGSILMMILAPLGAMLVQMAISRTREYAADNLGARIVGQPMWLASALVKIEGAAHQVPNFEAERNPATAHMFIINPLSGHGVDNLFATHPSTQNRIAALQQLAAELGAQAAPSVGANENYPPASPWGRSSSRGPWRGPSQGPSRGPWG
- a CDS encoding HlyD family secretion protein; its protein translation is MVDRLRAASIDPASTPSPHETKSETKTDAKGLQEALHEQLFADDETGHACEAQTAPEPGPRWPHLRRGAKIAIGLAIIAVFGWLPLRAIWEYSSVEAVLNSRLVTLRTPIGGRVVAAQPITDQAKLDAGTVLLRVVNSRGDRTRLDDLRRQKSRLEIERPSVAAKLAAAQAAQKDLARQATQFREGRVLQLEARIAEIQTSIEAAAARRDEASAAVERASSLAKSGNVSTVELARLTRELSVAQQTELGARKRLDAAKVELTAAQNGSFLGDSYNDRPSSVQREEEMRQRAGDLEADLARTDTEIAWLANEIIIEEARFADLSEANITTPVAGRVWEMMTSPGEDVQAGQPLLKILDCSGAVITANVTENVYNRLQLGDRASFEPNDGGEPISGTVVNLTGAAGAPANLAINPDALSKEPYRVTVAPGDAAAHACTVGRTGRVVFARRETAP